A single genomic interval of Camelina sativa cultivar DH55 chromosome 11, Cs, whole genome shotgun sequence harbors:
- the LOC104723852 gene encoding histone-lysine N-methyltransferase family member SUVH9-like isoform X1, with translation MGSSSHIPFQDPHLNPSPTLIPKLEPITESTQNLAFQLPNSNPQAPISSSNEPSNSDSDNVAETFRSAFAQRLRRHDDVTVLDSLTGAIVPVEDNPNPESVPVDASPPSGVFTRRPKPQQRSSELVRITDVGPDGERQFRENVRRTRMVYDSLRIYMMMEEAKRLGFGGRKGRADSKAASLMKDCFLWLNRDKRIVGSIPGVQVGDIFFFRLELCVMGLHGQTQAGIDYLTGSLSSNGEPIATSVIVSGGYEDDDDQGDVIIYTGHGGQDKLGKQAEHQKLEGGNLAMDRSMYYGIEVRVIRGLKYENSVSSRVYVYDGLFRIVDSWFDVGISGFGVYKFRLERIEGQAEMGSSILKLASTLKTNPLSVRPTGYISFDISNRKENVPVYLFNDIDSDQEPLFYEYLAKASFPPGLFIQGSGSATGCNCITGCTSGCICEAKNSGEFAYDYHGKLIRLKPLIHECGPACQCPPTCRNRVTQKGLKNRLEVFRSLETGWGVRSLDVLHAGAFICEYAGVALTREQANIMTMNGDTLVYPARFSSARWEEWGDLSQVLAGYQLPSYPQIPPVDFAMDVSKMRNVACYISHSTDPNVIVQLVLHDHNSLMFPRVMLFTAENIPPMTELSLDYGVADDWTAKLAICN, from the coding sequence ATGGGTTCTTCATCTCACATTCCTTTTCAAGATCCGCATTTGAATCCGTCTCCTACACTAATCCCAAAGCTCGAACCCATCACTGAATCAACCCAAAACTTGGCTTTTCAACTCCCAAACTCAAACCCACAAGCCCCGATTTCATCATCCAACGAACCCTCAAACTCAGATTCCGACAACGTCGCCGAGACTTTCAGGTCCGCGTTCGCTCAACGGCTTCGACGTCACGATGATGTTACGGTTCTTGATTCCTTAACCGGAGCAATCGTACCGGTTGAGGACAATCCTAACCCTGAGTCGGTTCCGGTTGACGCTTCACCACCGTCGGGTGTTTTTACCCGTAGGCCGAAGCCGCAGCAACGTTCGTCGGAGCTTGTGAGGATCACTGATGTTGGACCTGATGGTGAGAGACAGTTTCGTGAAAATGTGAGGAGGACGAGGATGGTTTATGATTCCCTTAGGATCTATATGATGATGGAAGAAGCTAAGCGTCTAGGGTTTGGAGGAAGGAAAGGTAGAGCTGATAGTAAAGCTGCTTCGTTGATgaaagattgtttcttgtggCTGAATCGTGATAAACGAATCGTGGGTTCGATCCCTGGTGTTCAAGTTggtgacatcttcttctttaggcTTGAGTTGTGTGTTATGGGTTTACATGGGCAGACTCAAGCTGGGATTGATTACCTTACAGGGAGTCTTAGCTCTAATGGAGAGCCTATTGCTACTAGTGTGATTGTTTCTGGTGGgtatgaggatgatgatgatcaaggaGATGTGATCATATATACAGGACATGGTGGGCAGGATAAGCTTGGAAAGCAAGCTGAACATCAGAAGCTGGAAGGTGGGAATCTTGCCATGGATCGGAGTATGTACTATGGGATTGAAGTCAGGGTGATTAGAGGGTTGAAGTATGAGAACTCTGTTTCTAGCAGAGTTTATGTTTACGATGGGTTGTTTAGGATTGTCGATTCTTGGTTCGATGTTGGGATATCTGGTTTCGGTGTGTATAAATTTAGGCTGGAGAGAATTGAAGGCCAGGCTGAGATGGGTAGCTCCATTTTGAAGCTTGCTAGCACTCTTAAAACCAACCCCTTGTCTGTCAGGCCGACAGGTTACATCAGTTTCGATATCTCCAATAGGAAAGAGAATGTTCCTGTCTATTTGTTTAATGACATTGACAGTGATCAAGAACCTTTGTTTTATGAGTACCTTGCTAAAGCTTCGTTTCCCCCTGGCTTATTCATTCAAGGGAGTGGTAGTGCAACTGGATGCAACTGTATCACAGGTTGTACCAGTGGCTGCATTTGTGAAGCCAAGAATTCAGGTGAGTTTGCTTATGATTACCATGGGAAGTTGATAAGATTGAAACCATTGATACATGAATGTGGACCGGCGTGTCAGTGCCCTCCAACTTGCCGAAACCGTGTGACTCAAAAGGGTTTGAAGAATAGGCTCGAAGTGTTTAGGTCACTTGAAACGGGTTGGGGAGTGCGGTCTTTGGATGTATTGCATGCTGGTGCTTTTATTTGTGAGTATGCTGGGGTTGCTTTGACAAGGGAACAAGCCAACATTATGACCATGAACGGTGATACATTGGTATATCCTGCTCGGTTTTCCTCTGCAAGATGGGAAGAATGGGGAGATTTGTCTCAGGTCCTCGCTGGTTACCAGCTGCCTTCTTATCCTCAGATACCTCCTGTTGATTTCGCAATGGATGTGTCCAAGATGAGGAATGTTGCTTGTTACATAAGCCACAGTACTGATCCAAATGTCATTGTCCAGTTAGTACTCCATGATCACAACAGTCTGATGTTTCCCAGAGTCATGCTCTTCACTGCAGAGAACATCCCTCCCATGACTGAGCTCAGCCTTGATTATGGAGTAGCTGATGATTGGACTGCCAAGCTTGccatttgtaattaa
- the LOC104723855 gene encoding uncharacterized protein LOC104723855 has translation MEEGRRGSSSTPQSRKIMVIADPTRESAAALQYALSHAVLEQDELILVHVESSGGSWKNAFSSFLRLPSSISSSSSGSSPASNLTASASNAAAVSALASEIGQGDGNFLEQMKRICEIAQPKVRVHTECIAMEGFKAIAILLHGDKLGVDVIIIGQRRTISSSLLGSRRPGGSLRGSKGVDTAEYLIENSKCTCVGVQKKGQNGGYVLNTKTHKNFWLLA, from the exons ATGGAAGAGGGTCGAAGAGGATCATCTTCAACACCACAATCACGTAAGATCATGGTGATCGCTGACCCGACCCGTGAATCAGCAGCTGCTCTTCAATACGCTCTTTCACACGCCGTGCTCGAGCAAGACGAACTTATCCTTGTACATGTTGAAAGCTCTGGTGGTTCTTGGAAAAACGCTTTCTCAAGTTTTCTAAGATTACCAAGCTCCATCTCTTCCTCTAGCAGCGGCTCCTCTCCTGCTTCTAACCTTACCGCAAGCGCTTCTAACGCTGCGGCGGTAAGCGCTTTGGCCTCTGAGATAGGTCAAGGAGATGGGAACTTTCTTGAACAGATGAAACGGATATGTGAAATAGCTCAGCCTAAGGTACGTGTACACACCGAGTGTATAGCTATGGAAGGCTTCAAAGCTATAGCGATTCTTCTTCATGGTGACAAGCTTGGCGTTGATGTTATCATTATAGGCCAACGCAGGACAATCTCATCTTCCCTTCTAGG ATCTAGGCGGCCTGGAGGGTCACTAAGAGGTTCAAAAGGAGTAGACACAGCGGAATATCTAATCGAGAACAGTAAATGCACTTGTGTTGGGGTACAAAAGAAAGGTCAAAATGGAGGCTATGTTCTAAACACCAAGACACATAAGAACTTCTGGCTCTTGGcatga